In the Wyeomyia smithii strain HCP4-BCI-WySm-NY-G18 chromosome 2, ASM2978416v1, whole genome shotgun sequence genome, one interval contains:
- the LOC129723686 gene encoding caprin homolog produces the protein MPSLKVLEGSKNSESELLHNSVETAAGNDGCSSTAKDPQQPQTAASALASSTNGSVKEQPASPLQQIVLIIEHKIRNLEKRKNKLESYKAIEKSGKKLTTDQKNAVSKYDECLTSLELARELCKQFQSIATVANKEAKKEAKRTAFVKAQQESAKVREVLVIQDVLRRLTEDDGVRSDFCNGENGACKISAEDLSLLEKLHEETRPQRPKTSLQPAFVVSVKTAADHLSAVVDGRNKAYGDSTYVHLKNVISEVQDCGYFEQDIVVVDEESEDHVVEETNSTENEIIGAAEEATMEEVRTNADVAVDPAAPDLEKQEKDNPVTHLAQPIEPKSFGEAPAAAAVPTPSFPMHTHVIRQNPVPSPAIPVIVDNQNGPLIAPPIQVPSPVIAPNTGIIPRNTAHVQSTATVVPTVPVTVPVIQPAAVPLQPISGQQLAATTVQAVEHAYFKQHYIQQQMRPIHEVIGTGNFFFLQESELDKPDVVSPPVPFAGNVHHLATNAAPTSPANPQQSIQQIAPAPQPSPAPVSVQPQPPMISAQTTTFSNQPFQNMAAPTKVYNNPLQPVEQSHPPGVVNMTQGSPLVPKASDISGKPVHIPADINMQNVLPKPQPQEHVQIEHQSNQKNQLPQQKPSPFSAAAGQQPAVINPIHEPNTQQFPTLMQSLHDSQHQITSNHISQKLSNLMVDPATEKLKSINMTDKLAINANHTSQQPKPRHDEWSSRGQSFVSLAKNEDQWVTNTAQMSKPIEDGSQDKASYNMPRQSQHQLLQQVTSSSSSSSSNSVPANTGAPNRIQHNGNSASNYGMGNMTDTSSSHGQSQQSLPNSAVQQLHQGGHRNPRGGHQYNQNSGSNSRFSNDSGANNPPTTFYKNNERFYQQNQQSNNFGSSKSDSSYHQRGSMFKGRQDNGGSDSASMVAGYGSMVGSNVSGGTNNNNNSNNNNSSSMDYRSNARPINSTRNTGPPSTRPQQRNHSGNSNYGGPRGSSNTRGQHTINA, from the exons ATGCCCAGCCTAAAAGTGCTAGAAGGTAGCAAAAACAGTGAATCTGAATTGCTGCACAATTCCGTCGAAACTGCAGCAGGAAACGACGGATGTAGCAGCACTGCAAAGGACCCTCAGCAACCCCAAACAGCGGCCAGTGCACTGGCCAGCAGCACCAATGGAAGCGTTAAGGAACAACCGGCGAGTCCCTTACAACAGATTGTCCTCATAATCGAGCACAAAATCCGCAACCTAGAAAAGCGGAAG AATAAACTGGAATCCTACAAGGCTATAGAAAAGTCGGGCAAAAAGTTGACCACGGACCAGAAGAATGCCGTTTCCAAGTACGACGAGTGTCTAACGTCACTGGAACTCGCACGGGAACTTTGCAAGCAGTTCCAATCTATTGCAACTGTGGCCAACAAGGAAGCGAAGAAGGAGGCCAAACGG ACCGCATTTGTTAAGGCACAGCAGGAAAGCGCAAAGGTTCGCGAAGTGCTGGTAATCCAGGATGTTCTAAGACGGCTGACGGAGGACGACGGCGTTCGGTCGGATTTTTGCAACGGTGAAAACGGTGCATGCAAGATCTCAGCGGAGGATTTGAGCTTACTAGAAAAGCTGCATGAGGAGACGCGACCGCAGCGTCCCAAAACGTCATTGCAGCCAGCGTTTGTGGTTTCGGTGAAGACCGCTGCCGATCACCTGTCTGCCGTTGTCGACGGGAGGAACAAAGCGTATGGCGATAGCACTTACGTGCACCTTAAGAACGTTATTTCCGAAGTTCAAGATTGTGGATACTTCGAGCAGGATATTGTGGTAGTTGACGAAGAAAGCGAGGACCATGTTGTAGAAGAGACAAATTCGACCGAGAACGAAATTATTGGCGCAGCGGAAGAGGCTACCATGGAGGAAGTTCGTACTAATGCTGACGTTGCAGTTGATCCTGCTGCGCCGGATTTGGAGAAACAAGAAAAAGACAATCCTGTGACCCATTTGGCTCAACCCATTGAACCGAAAAGTTTCGGAGAAGCACCAGCAGCTGCTGCCGTGCCCACACCATCGTTCCCAATGCACACCCATGTGATCCGCCAGAACCCAGTTCCTTCACCTGCAATTCCTGTTATCGTGGATAACCAGAATGGTCCGCTTATTGCTCCCCCAATTCAAGTTCCTTCTCCCGTCATTGCTCCGAATACTGGAATCATTCCACGGAATACAGCACATGTTCAATCCACTGCCACTGTTGTCCCAACGGTACCGGTGACAGTTCCAGTGATACAACCAGCAGCTGTCCCGCTCCAACCCATCTCTGGTCAGCAGCTCGCCGCTACTACGGTTCAAGCGGTCGAACATGCTTATTTCAAACAGCATTATATCCAGCAGCAGATGCGTCCGATACATGAAGTTATTGGAACGGGAAATTTCTTCTTCTTACAAGAGTCTGAGCTGGACAAGCCCGATGTTGTATCACCGCCTGTTCCATTCGCTGGAAATGTTCACCATTTAGCAACAAATGCTGCCCCTACGAGCCCTGCAAATCCGCAACAATCGATTCAGCAAATAGCACCCGCGCCTCAACCATCTCCGGCTCCTGTTTCCGTACAGCCACAACCTCCAATGATCTCGGCACAGACAACAACGTTTAGTAATCAACCTTTCCAGAACATGGCTGCTCCGACAAAAGTTTATAATAATCCATTACAACCAGTTGAACAGTCACATCCTCCTGGTGTTGTAAATATGACGCAGGGATCGCCGTTGGTTCCGAAAGCAAGTGACATTTCCGGTAAACCGGTGCATATTCCAGCAGACATTAATATGCAGAATGTCTTGCCCAAGCCGCAACCTCAAGAGCACGTTCAAATTGAGCACCAGTCTAATCAAAAGAATCAACTGCCTCAACAGAAACCATCTCCTTTCAGCGCGGCTGCCGGACAGCAGCCGGCCGTCATCAATCCGATACACGAACCCAACACCCAGCAATTCCCGACATTGATGCAAAGCTTGCACGATTCACAGCATCAAATTACGAGTAACCATATCTCTCAGAAACTCTCGAATCTGATGGTTGATCCTGCGACGGAAAAGCTCAAATCTATAAATATGACTGATAAACTGGCGATAAACGCGAACCACACTTCGCAACAGCCCAAGCCTAGACACGATGAATGGAGTAGCAGGGGTCAAAGTTTCGTATCTCTTGCGAAAAATGAAGACCAATGGGTCACCAATACGGCTCAAATGAGTAAGCCAATCGAGGATGGCTCCCAGGATAAGGCGTCGTACAATATGCCTAGACAGTCGCAACATCAGCTATTACAGCAGGTAACATCTTCCAGTAGTTCTTCGTCGAGCAACAGTGTGCCAGCAAATACTGGCGCACCGAACCGCATTCAGCACAATGGTAACTCTGCTTCAAACTATGGAATGGGTAATATGACTGATACATCCAGCTCGCATGGCCAGTCCCAGCAATCGTTGCCAAATTCGGCCGTTCAACAGCTACATCAAGGTGGACATCGTAATCCCCGCGGTGGTCACCAGTATAATCAAAACAGCGGATCGAACT cTCGTTTCTCTAACGACAGCGGTGCAAACAACCCGCCAACGACATTCTACAAAAACAACGAGAGATTCTATCAGCAAAACCAGCAGAGTAACAATTTCGGTTCTAGCAAATCAGACTCAAGCTACCATCAGCGTGGCTCGATGTTCAAAGGACGTCAGGACAACGGGGGCAGCGATTCGGCGTCGATGGTTGCCGGCTACGGCTCGATGGTAGGAAGCAACGTATCTGGAGGCacaaacaacaataacaacagcaacaacaataacagcagCAGCATGGACTACCGATCGAACGCTCGTCCAATCAACAGTACAAGGAACACCGGGCCACCATCCACGCGGCCTCAGCAACGAAACCATTCCGGCAATAGCAATTACGGAGGCCCTCGCGGATCGTCCAACACCAGAGGCCAACACACTATCAATGCATAA
- the LOC129722773 gene encoding uncharacterized protein LOC129722773 isoform X1, translating to MAKGARKKTKWVSLSLASATATTAPPATNDNDADEKLKSSRGRKTYTAVVRSDSTRNYFTVGASNSYSNGAPNEETPTENGANVSIDRERPTGENRNSSPNSNSRLPYSSHRNHMRYSKNHFSSHNSHYHHNSSSNSNGKSYYSHHNGGGPYSNRSSAYSTHYTAESKNEQNETVTINEEEYTKITTPRQDVLFKKGYLSRPKRHTSTANDSGALSSSMNGSTPTDGSDTATGSGSVSTAESVMSDATYLTEGHFLEYPTPYFGYFDPSGVLVMNGFAVDNNGFSYMNGGQTYIYPPNYNCQTSAVFDQEDQTELGHVEDFPSGNQIQMPDVADTIEEDPDQSAINQSATGAAEDSEHSMCAAYPSPVETASDNAGAICNGYAAAEQQPLEEEEEASLDDAELDHLVPQQPLLSPYVNAYDYAQFYNTFYYPGCVMAPFPVVEDAVYYNQVGYLSEEEYSKQFSFKKRKKWYRGWEEYPMEIHAEVLPEEVVSADQQEFTTSEVPAAEPISDNNNQTQLLPNQLPTFENGPPTPTPSAQTAPNAPVAQKSDNIIRSQPANSATRKTQKAHRKKDLIESTLAFAEQNIDLTKRASMVAPQQTPDSANVWRTVRNGKEIVEEDRELRYIDTRAMTKMEAIREELSETSCSSENTSLTQQSEASNLSGVSVNSATRQVKKEERISKKGKKTAKSKGKKQKRGNLGQQQMGFEVIEPEFVVSVTSFERVIEDVDEDGEDLSESHSLQHNASQQQSIGDLQEELETISLEQSEPQCDSIQEAVEQVLKNSEKTFTAEMLQNRNDYRAVLELEQELKNVQFEDLRGDEVCDILAGNVQHSLNVDTVDSDGACPTNTEESNSYGELPQDTQEQSDTLLTEEPSNEEQAKSNCVTLSESEKSDLAAGFPVAENSTCLTSASSKQESHCLALKPEEEDNDCKHFSDKEYTEDYDSGVQSPAVCVASTGSFGAEERKSSASSSYNDNDPNNLTEVVTSWLSETLRSKRLDEMFVLPDDPTLLGRIRQFAAAGFDDILALSSDTFSSSGEDAEDADSDYMSDVQVRNRLIDDQVLQHTSQKTDNEKLLDKQTENGHLLQEAIGGGHSNPKQKRCIIM from the exons ATGAAAAACTCAAATCATCTCGAGGGAGAAAAACATACACGGCAGTTGTCAGGTCGGACAGCACTCGAAATTACTTCACTGTCGGCGCATCGAACTCGTACAGCAACGGTGCTCCTAACGAGGAGACACCAACTGAGAATGGAGCGAACGTAAGCATCGATCGTGAAAGGCCAACTGGCGAGAACCGTAATAGCTCTCCCAACTCGAATAGTCGACTTCCCTACTCTTCGCACAGGAATCATATGCGCTATTCCAAAAATCACTTCAGTAGCCATAACAGCCACTACCATCACAATAGTAGTAGTAACTCCAATGGAAAGTCCTACTACAGCCACCATAACGGAGGTGGCCCCTATAGCAATAGAAGTAGTGCATACTCCACCCACTATACTGCCGAAAGCAAGAACGAACAAAACGAAACCGTCACCATAAACGAAG AAGAATACACGAAAATAACCACCCCCCGGCAGGATGTCCTGTTCAAGAAGGGCTACCTGTCGCGACCGAAAAGACACACATCGACAGCGAACGATAGTGGTGCTCTAAGTTCCTCCATGAACGGTAGCACTCCAACCGATGGCAGTGATACCGCTACCGGCAGTGGAAGCGTTTCTACCGCCGAATCAGTCATGTCAGATGCGACTTATCTGACCGAAGGTCACTTTCTAGAGTATCCTACGCCGTACTTTGGCTATTTCGACCCGAGTGGTGTGCTTGTGATGAATG GATTCGCCGTTGATAACAACGGATTTTCGTACATGAACGGAGGTCAAACTTATATCTATCCCCCGAATTACAACTGCCAGACATCCGCCGTATTCGACCAGGAGGATCAAACTGAACTAGGGCACGTGGAAGACTTTCCAAGTGGCAATCAGATCCAGATGCCAGATGTGGCCGACACCATCGAAGAAGATCCTGATCAAAGTGCAATCAACCAGTCCGCAACCGGTGCTGCGGAGGACAGCGAACACAGTATGTGTGCTGCATATCCTTCGCCGGTGGAAACTGCCAGTGATAATGCCGGTGCAATTTGCAACGGCTACGCAGCCGCAGAACAACAGCCTCTCGAAGAAGAAGAGGAAGCATCACTCGACGACGCTGAATTGGATCATCTTGTCCCGCAGCAACCGCTTCTATCGCCTTACGTAAACGCTTATGATTATGCTCAATTTTATAACACCTTTTACTATCCCGGCTGTGTAATGGCTCCGTTCCCGGTTGTCGAAGATG CAGTTTATTACAATCAAGTTGGGTACTTGAGTGAAGAGGAATATTCGAAACAGTTTAGCTTTAAAAAACGCAAGAAGTGGTACAGAGGTTGGGAGGAG TACCCCATGGAAATTCACGCGGAAGTGCTACCGGAAGAG GTTGTTTCAGCAGATCAACAAGAGTTCACAACGTCCGAAGTACCCGCCGCGGAACCTATTtccgataacaataaccaaactCAACTGCTTCCCAATCAATTACCCACTTTCGAGAATGGCCCACCAACTCCCACACCGTCTGCACAAACAGCACCAAACGCGCCAGTAGCTCAGAAATCCGACAACATCATCCGATCTCAACCGGCGAATTCAGCCACTAGGAAGACGCAGAAAGCGCACCGCAAGAAGGACCTCATCGAATCTACACTGGCATTTGCCGAACAAAATATCGACCTCACCAAGAGGGCAAGCATGGTGGCTCCACAGCAAACCCCCGACAGCGCCAACGTATGGCGGACCGTACGAAACGGTAAAGAAATTGTGGAGGAAGATCGTGAATTGCGCTATATTGACACTCGTGCCATGACCAAGATGGAAGCCATCCGCGAGGAACTATCGGAAACATCATGTTCCAGTGAAAACACAAGTCTGACGCAACAATCGGAAGCATCAAATTTATCGGGTGTTAGCGTCAATTCTGCGACGAGACAAGTTAAGAAAGAAGAGCGGATCTCGAAAAAGGGGAAAAAGACTGCCAAAAGCAAGGGAAAGAAGCAGAAGCGGGGTAACCTCGGGCAGCAACAGATGGGTTTTGAGGTAATAGAGCCGGAGTTTGTAGTTTCTGTGACGAGCTTCGAGCGGGTGATAGAAGATGTAGACGAGGATGGAGAGGATTTGTCAGAATCACATTCGCTCCAGCACAATGCGTCTCAGCAACAGTCTATCGGGGACTTGCAAGAAGAATTAGAAACTATATCACTTGAGCAAAGTGAGCCGCAGTGCGACTCCATCCAGGAAGCTGTCGAACAGGTGCTTAAAAATTCCGAAAAAACGTTTACTGCTGAAATGTTACAAAATCGAAACGATTATAGGGCTGTGCTGGAACTAGAACAGGAgctgaaaaatgttcaatttgaGGATCTCCGCGGGGATGAAGTCTGCGATATTCTTGCAGGTAATGTTCAGCACAGTTTAAATGTGGATACCGTTGATAGTGATGGTGCTTGTCCTACAAACACTGAGGAAAGCAACTCTTATGGAGAGTTGCCACAAGACACCCAAGAACAGAGTGATACATTATTGACTGAGGAACCTTCTAACGAAGAGCAGGCGAAATCAAATTGCGTTACGTTGTCCGAGTCAGAAAAAAGCGATTTAGCCGCAGGCTTTCCCGTCGCCGAAAATTCGACATGTCTAACCTCAGCGTCTAGCAAGCAGGAATCACACTGTCTAGCATTGAAACCGGAAGAGGAAGACAATGATTGCAAGCATTTCAGTGATAAGGAGTATACGGAAGATTACGATTCCGGCGTGCAGAGTCCGGCAGTTTGTGTCGCATCAACCGGTAGCTTTGGAGCGGAAGAACGAAAATCCTCAGCCAGCAGTTCCTATAACGATAATGATCCAAACAATCTAACCGAAGTGGTGACCAGTTGGCTTTCGGAAACACTGCGCAGCAAACGGCTGGATGAAATGTTCGTCCTGCCTGATGATCCCACACTATTGGGCCGAATCCGACAGTTTGCTGCTGCAGGCTTCGATGACATACTAGCCTTGTCTTCCGATACGTTCAGCAGCAGTGGTGAGGATGCCGAAGACGCAGACAGTGACTATATGAGTGATGTGCAAGTTAGAAACCGTCTTATCGATGATCAGGTGCTCCAGCACACTAGTCAAAAGACAGATAATGAGAAGCTTCTTGATAAACAGACTGAGAATGGCCACCTCCTCCAAGAGGCGATCGGCGGAGGTCATTCTAATCCTAAGCAAAAACGTTGTATTATTATGTAA
- the LOC129722773 gene encoding uncharacterized protein LOC129722773 isoform X2 produces the protein MAKGARKKTKWVSLSLASATATTAPPATNDNDADEKLKSSRGRKTYTAVVRSDSTRNYFTVGASNSYSNGAPNEETPTENGANVSIDRERPTGENRNSSPNSNSRLPYSSHRNHMRYSKNHFSSHNSHYHHNSSSNSNGKSYYSHHNGGGPYSNRSSAYSTHYTAESKNEQNETVTINEEEYTKITTPRQDVLFKKGYLSRPKRHTSTANDSGALSSSMNGSTPTDGSDTATGSGSVSTAESVMSDATYLTEGHFLEYPTPYFGYFDPSGVLVMNGFAVDNNGFSYMNGGQTYIYPPNYNCQTSAVFDQEDQTELGHVEDFPSGNQIQMPDVADTIEEDPDQSAINQSATGAAEDSEHSMCAAYPSPVETASDNAGAICNGYAAAEQQPLEEEEEASLDDAELDHLVPQQPLLSPYVNAYDYAQFYNTFYYPGCVMAPFPVVEDVYYNQVGYLSEEEYSKQFSFKKRKKWYRGWEEYPMEIHAEVLPEEVVSADQQEFTTSEVPAAEPISDNNNQTQLLPNQLPTFENGPPTPTPSAQTAPNAPVAQKSDNIIRSQPANSATRKTQKAHRKKDLIESTLAFAEQNIDLTKRASMVAPQQTPDSANVWRTVRNGKEIVEEDRELRYIDTRAMTKMEAIREELSETSCSSENTSLTQQSEASNLSGVSVNSATRQVKKEERISKKGKKTAKSKGKKQKRGNLGQQQMGFEVIEPEFVVSVTSFERVIEDVDEDGEDLSESHSLQHNASQQQSIGDLQEELETISLEQSEPQCDSIQEAVEQVLKNSEKTFTAEMLQNRNDYRAVLELEQELKNVQFEDLRGDEVCDILAGNVQHSLNVDTVDSDGACPTNTEESNSYGELPQDTQEQSDTLLTEEPSNEEQAKSNCVTLSESEKSDLAAGFPVAENSTCLTSASSKQESHCLALKPEEEDNDCKHFSDKEYTEDYDSGVQSPAVCVASTGSFGAEERKSSASSSYNDNDPNNLTEVVTSWLSETLRSKRLDEMFVLPDDPTLLGRIRQFAAAGFDDILALSSDTFSSSGEDAEDADSDYMSDVQVRNRLIDDQVLQHTSQKTDNEKLLDKQTENGHLLQEAIGGGHSNPKQKRCIIM, from the exons ATGAAAAACTCAAATCATCTCGAGGGAGAAAAACATACACGGCAGTTGTCAGGTCGGACAGCACTCGAAATTACTTCACTGTCGGCGCATCGAACTCGTACAGCAACGGTGCTCCTAACGAGGAGACACCAACTGAGAATGGAGCGAACGTAAGCATCGATCGTGAAAGGCCAACTGGCGAGAACCGTAATAGCTCTCCCAACTCGAATAGTCGACTTCCCTACTCTTCGCACAGGAATCATATGCGCTATTCCAAAAATCACTTCAGTAGCCATAACAGCCACTACCATCACAATAGTAGTAGTAACTCCAATGGAAAGTCCTACTACAGCCACCATAACGGAGGTGGCCCCTATAGCAATAGAAGTAGTGCATACTCCACCCACTATACTGCCGAAAGCAAGAACGAACAAAACGAAACCGTCACCATAAACGAAG AAGAATACACGAAAATAACCACCCCCCGGCAGGATGTCCTGTTCAAGAAGGGCTACCTGTCGCGACCGAAAAGACACACATCGACAGCGAACGATAGTGGTGCTCTAAGTTCCTCCATGAACGGTAGCACTCCAACCGATGGCAGTGATACCGCTACCGGCAGTGGAAGCGTTTCTACCGCCGAATCAGTCATGTCAGATGCGACTTATCTGACCGAAGGTCACTTTCTAGAGTATCCTACGCCGTACTTTGGCTATTTCGACCCGAGTGGTGTGCTTGTGATGAATG GATTCGCCGTTGATAACAACGGATTTTCGTACATGAACGGAGGTCAAACTTATATCTATCCCCCGAATTACAACTGCCAGACATCCGCCGTATTCGACCAGGAGGATCAAACTGAACTAGGGCACGTGGAAGACTTTCCAAGTGGCAATCAGATCCAGATGCCAGATGTGGCCGACACCATCGAAGAAGATCCTGATCAAAGTGCAATCAACCAGTCCGCAACCGGTGCTGCGGAGGACAGCGAACACAGTATGTGTGCTGCATATCCTTCGCCGGTGGAAACTGCCAGTGATAATGCCGGTGCAATTTGCAACGGCTACGCAGCCGCAGAACAACAGCCTCTCGAAGAAGAAGAGGAAGCATCACTCGACGACGCTGAATTGGATCATCTTGTCCCGCAGCAACCGCTTCTATCGCCTTACGTAAACGCTTATGATTATGCTCAATTTTATAACACCTTTTACTATCCCGGCTGTGTAATGGCTCCGTTCCCGGTTGTCGAAGATG TTTATTACAATCAAGTTGGGTACTTGAGTGAAGAGGAATATTCGAAACAGTTTAGCTTTAAAAAACGCAAGAAGTGGTACAGAGGTTGGGAGGAG TACCCCATGGAAATTCACGCGGAAGTGCTACCGGAAGAG GTTGTTTCAGCAGATCAACAAGAGTTCACAACGTCCGAAGTACCCGCCGCGGAACCTATTtccgataacaataaccaaactCAACTGCTTCCCAATCAATTACCCACTTTCGAGAATGGCCCACCAACTCCCACACCGTCTGCACAAACAGCACCAAACGCGCCAGTAGCTCAGAAATCCGACAACATCATCCGATCTCAACCGGCGAATTCAGCCACTAGGAAGACGCAGAAAGCGCACCGCAAGAAGGACCTCATCGAATCTACACTGGCATTTGCCGAACAAAATATCGACCTCACCAAGAGGGCAAGCATGGTGGCTCCACAGCAAACCCCCGACAGCGCCAACGTATGGCGGACCGTACGAAACGGTAAAGAAATTGTGGAGGAAGATCGTGAATTGCGCTATATTGACACTCGTGCCATGACCAAGATGGAAGCCATCCGCGAGGAACTATCGGAAACATCATGTTCCAGTGAAAACACAAGTCTGACGCAACAATCGGAAGCATCAAATTTATCGGGTGTTAGCGTCAATTCTGCGACGAGACAAGTTAAGAAAGAAGAGCGGATCTCGAAAAAGGGGAAAAAGACTGCCAAAAGCAAGGGAAAGAAGCAGAAGCGGGGTAACCTCGGGCAGCAACAGATGGGTTTTGAGGTAATAGAGCCGGAGTTTGTAGTTTCTGTGACGAGCTTCGAGCGGGTGATAGAAGATGTAGACGAGGATGGAGAGGATTTGTCAGAATCACATTCGCTCCAGCACAATGCGTCTCAGCAACAGTCTATCGGGGACTTGCAAGAAGAATTAGAAACTATATCACTTGAGCAAAGTGAGCCGCAGTGCGACTCCATCCAGGAAGCTGTCGAACAGGTGCTTAAAAATTCCGAAAAAACGTTTACTGCTGAAATGTTACAAAATCGAAACGATTATAGGGCTGTGCTGGAACTAGAACAGGAgctgaaaaatgttcaatttgaGGATCTCCGCGGGGATGAAGTCTGCGATATTCTTGCAGGTAATGTTCAGCACAGTTTAAATGTGGATACCGTTGATAGTGATGGTGCTTGTCCTACAAACACTGAGGAAAGCAACTCTTATGGAGAGTTGCCACAAGACACCCAAGAACAGAGTGATACATTATTGACTGAGGAACCTTCTAACGAAGAGCAGGCGAAATCAAATTGCGTTACGTTGTCCGAGTCAGAAAAAAGCGATTTAGCCGCAGGCTTTCCCGTCGCCGAAAATTCGACATGTCTAACCTCAGCGTCTAGCAAGCAGGAATCACACTGTCTAGCATTGAAACCGGAAGAGGAAGACAATGATTGCAAGCATTTCAGTGATAAGGAGTATACGGAAGATTACGATTCCGGCGTGCAGAGTCCGGCAGTTTGTGTCGCATCAACCGGTAGCTTTGGAGCGGAAGAACGAAAATCCTCAGCCAGCAGTTCCTATAACGATAATGATCCAAACAATCTAACCGAAGTGGTGACCAGTTGGCTTTCGGAAACACTGCGCAGCAAACGGCTGGATGAAATGTTCGTCCTGCCTGATGATCCCACACTATTGGGCCGAATCCGACAGTTTGCTGCTGCAGGCTTCGATGACATACTAGCCTTGTCTTCCGATACGTTCAGCAGCAGTGGTGAGGATGCCGAAGACGCAGACAGTGACTATATGAGTGATGTGCAAGTTAGAAACCGTCTTATCGATGATCAGGTGCTCCAGCACACTAGTCAAAAGACAGATAATGAGAAGCTTCTTGATAAACAGACTGAGAATGGCCACCTCCTCCAAGAGGCGATCGGCGGAGGTCATTCTAATCCTAAGCAAAAACGTTGTATTATTATGTAA